From a region of the Actinomycetota bacterium genome:
- a CDS encoding PhzF family phenazine biosynthesis protein, with amino-acid sequence MAELHVLRVFVAPDGTGGNPLGVFLAGPAVPQGRRQPVATDLGFSETVFVDDPAAGGVRIFTPAAELPFAGHPLVGTSWLLARERTAVAVLRPPAGEVPTFLDGDGVTWIRGRAEWAPEMAFRQLAGPEEVEALAGAPEDLGFVDCWAWEDEAAGRIRSRVFAPSYGIAEDEATGAAAVRLVSQLGRPVTIRQGAGSILHARPGPGGTAEVGGGVVLDEVRDYRV; translated from the coding sequence AGCTGCACGTGCTGCGGGTGTTCGTGGCTCCCGACGGGACCGGCGGGAACCCGCTGGGGGTGTTCCTGGCCGGCCCGGCCGTGCCCCAGGGCCGCCGCCAGCCGGTCGCCACCGACCTCGGCTTCAGCGAGACGGTGTTCGTCGACGACCCGGCCGCGGGCGGGGTGCGGATCTTCACCCCGGCGGCCGAGCTGCCGTTCGCCGGCCACCCGCTGGTCGGCACCAGCTGGCTGCTGGCCCGGGAGCGGACGGCGGTGGCGGTGCTGCGGCCTCCCGCCGGCGAGGTGCCCACCTTCCTCGACGGCGACGGGGTCACCTGGATCCGCGGCCGGGCCGAGTGGGCCCCGGAGATGGCCTTCCGCCAGCTGGCGGGGCCCGAGGAGGTGGAGGCGCTGGCCGGCGCCCCCGAGGACCTCGGCTTCGTCGACTGCTGGGCCTGGGAGGACGAGGCCGCCGGGCGGATCCGCTCCCGGGTGTTCGCCCCCAGCTACGGCATCGCCGAGGACGAGGCCACCGGCGCGGCCGCCGTCCGCCTGGTCAGCCAGCTGGGCCGGCCGGTGACGATCCGCCAGGGCGCCGGGTCGATCCTGCACGCCCGTCCTGGCCCCGGCGGCACGGCCGAGGTCGGCGGCGGGGTCGTGCTCGACGAGGTCCGCGACTACCGGGTCTGA